From the genome of Flavobacterium luteolum, one region includes:
- the prmC gene encoding peptide chain release factor N(5)-glutamine methyltransferase, with protein sequence MKIKQYRTQFIKELSPFYDAYEAESFFYLILEEKHKLRQIDLALNHELTFEGNDFIIWDELLKQLKQEVPIQYLLGKTNFYGLDFEVNENVLIPRPETEELVEWIINENASPEKSKKIRILDIGTGSGCIAISLAKNLPNAEVVAIDVSKKAIETAKRNAVKNNVEVTFVMLDILKEEELRCQFDIIVSNPPYVRNLEKVEIKKNVLDYEPHLALFVEDNDALIFYRKIASLAKKALLEKGKLYFEINQYLGKEMIDLLENMNYKNIELRKDIYDNDRMLKGSV encoded by the coding sequence ATGAAAATTAAACAGTACCGCACTCAATTTATCAAAGAATTATCACCTTTTTACGATGCGTACGAAGCGGAGAGTTTTTTTTATTTAATTCTCGAAGAGAAACACAAACTTCGCCAGATTGATCTGGCATTAAATCACGAATTGACTTTTGAAGGAAACGATTTTATAATTTGGGATGAATTGTTAAAACAATTGAAGCAAGAAGTTCCAATCCAGTATTTGCTTGGAAAGACCAATTTTTATGGTTTGGATTTTGAAGTAAATGAAAATGTTTTAATTCCGAGACCAGAAACAGAGGAATTGGTCGAATGGATTATTAACGAAAATGCGAGTCCAGAAAAGTCAAAAAAAATACGAATACTAGATATCGGAACGGGTAGTGGCTGTATTGCTATTTCTTTGGCAAAAAACCTTCCAAATGCGGAAGTTGTTGCTATTGATGTTTCTAAAAAAGCAATCGAAACGGCCAAAAGAAATGCGGTAAAGAATAATGTTGAGGTAACTTTTGTGATGCTGGATATTTTAAAAGAAGAAGAATTAAGATGCCAGTTTGATATCATTGTTTCTAATCCGCCTTATGTTCGAAATTTGGAAAAAGTAGAAATCAAGAAAAATGTTTTGGACTACGAACCGCATTTGGCTCTTTTTGTTGAAGATAATGACGCTTTGATTTTCTACAGAAAAATTGCCTCATTGGCAAAAAAGGCACTTCTTGAGAAAGGAAAATTATATTTCGAAATCAATCAGTATCTAGGAAAAGAAATGATTGATTTATTAGAAAATATGAATTATAAAAATATTGAATTGCGAAAAGATATTTACGATAATGATCGCATGCTGAAAGGCAGTGTTTAA
- a CDS encoding nucleotide exchange factor GrpE — translation MKFKNIFKNKSNMTTENTEFDQELDDVTLENNANGEQLIVEELSVEEQLAKDLAHEKDKFLRLFAEFENYKKRTSKERLELFKTANQEVLLAMLPVLDDFDRAAIEINKSEDENLKKGVELIHEKLKSTLVSKGLEQVEIQAGDAFNADIAEAITQIPAPSDKLKGKVVDVIEKGYKLGEKIIRYPKVVVGN, via the coding sequence ATGAAGTTTAAGAATATTTTTAAAAATAAAAGTAATATGACTACGGAAAATACAGAATTCGATCAGGAATTAGACGATGTAACGTTAGAGAACAATGCCAACGGAGAGCAGTTAATTGTTGAAGAATTAAGTGTTGAGGAGCAATTAGCTAAAGACTTGGCTCACGAAAAAGATAAGTTTTTGAGATTATTTGCTGAATTTGAAAATTACAAAAAAAGAACTTCAAAAGAGCGTCTTGAATTATTTAAAACGGCAAACCAAGAAGTTTTATTGGCTATGCTTCCAGTTTTAGATGATTTTGATAGAGCCGCTATAGAGATCAACAAATCTGAAGATGAAAACTTGAAAAAAGGCGTTGAGCTAATTCATGAAAAACTGAAAAGTACTTTAGTTTCTAAAGGCTTAGAGCAAGTTGAAATTCAGGCAGGAGATGCTTTCAACGCTGATATTGCAGAAGCAATTACCCAAATTCCAGCACCATCTGATAAATTAAAAGGGAAAGTTGTAGATGTAATTGAAAAAGGATACAAATTAGGAGAGAAAATTATTCGTTACCCTAAAGTTGTAGTTGGAAACTAA
- the dnaA gene encoding chromosomal replication initiator protein DnaA: MTKTAQSVWENCLSFIKDNIQDQAYKTWFEPIKSVELTDNALYIQVPSKFFYEWLEEHYVKLLKVALTKELGKNAKLLYKIKMENTYGNKQPFTEQLPSANRVPMKPQEVDAPFKNLNPELKNPFVIPGIRNLKIESQLNPNYSFDNFLEGDSNRLARSAGMAVANKPGGTSFNPLLIFGGVGLGKTHLAHAIGVEVKDKYPEKTVLYISAEIFTQQYIDSVKKNNRNDFIHFYQLIDVLIIDDVQFLSGKSGTQDVFFHIFNYLHQNGKQVILTSDKAPVDMQDIEQRLLSRFKWGLSAELHQPDYETRISILKNILYRDGVEMPEDILEYVARNIKSNVRELEGAIISLIAQSSFNKKEVTIELAKSVVEKFVKNVKREISIDYIQKIVSDYFQLDIETLQSKTRKRHVVQARQLAMFFAKKFTKASLANIGSQIGDRDHATVLHACKTVDNLVSTDKQFKKFVEDINKKLTL, translated from the coding sequence ATGACTAAAACTGCTCAATCGGTATGGGAAAACTGTTTGTCCTTTATAAAGGATAATATTCAAGACCAAGCATATAAAACTTGGTTCGAACCAATCAAATCAGTTGAGCTAACCGATAACGCATTATACATTCAGGTTCCAAGTAAATTTTTCTACGAATGGCTCGAAGAGCATTACGTAAAATTATTGAAAGTTGCGCTTACCAAAGAACTGGGAAAAAACGCAAAGTTACTCTATAAAATTAAAATGGAGAACACTTATGGCAATAAACAGCCGTTTACCGAGCAGCTGCCAAGTGCCAACAGAGTGCCAATGAAACCGCAAGAGGTTGACGCTCCGTTTAAAAACTTAAATCCTGAACTTAAAAATCCGTTTGTAATTCCTGGAATTAGAAATTTAAAAATTGAGTCTCAGTTAAATCCGAACTACAGTTTTGATAATTTCTTAGAAGGAGATTCAAACCGTTTAGCTCGTTCTGCAGGTATGGCTGTCGCCAACAAACCTGGAGGAACTTCATTTAATCCTTTGTTGATTTTTGGAGGAGTTGGTTTAGGAAAAACACACTTAGCACATGCTATAGGCGTAGAAGTAAAAGATAAGTATCCGGAAAAGACCGTTTTATATATTTCTGCCGAGATTTTCACACAACAATATATTGACTCTGTAAAAAAGAATAATCGTAATGATTTCATTCACTTTTATCAGTTAATCGACGTTTTGATTATTGATGATGTTCAGTTCTTGTCTGGAAAATCAGGAACACAAGATGTATTCTTCCATATTTTCAACTATTTACATCAAAACGGAAAACAAGTAATCTTAACTTCAGATAAAGCTCCTGTTGACATGCAGGACATCGAACAAAGATTATTGTCTCGTTTTAAATGGGGATTATCTGCAGAATTGCATCAGCCTGATTATGAAACCCGTATCTCAATCTTAAAAAACATTTTATACCGTGATGGTGTAGAAATGCCAGAAGATATTCTAGAGTATGTTGCTAGAAACATTAAATCAAATGTTAGAGAACTTGAAGGTGCTATTATTTCGTTAATCGCTCAATCTTCTTTCAATAAAAAAGAAGTTACAATCGAGTTAGCGAAGAGCGTTGTAGAGAAATTTGTTAAAAACGTAAAGAGAGAAATCTCTATCGATTATATTCAAAAAATTGTTTCAGACTATTTCCAATTAGATATTGAAACACTTCAATCTAAAACCAGAAAGAGGCACGTTGTACAAGCAAGACAACTAGCGATGTTCTTTGCTAAGAAATTCACTAAAGCTTCTCTTGCTAATATTGGTTCACAAATTGGAGATCGCGACCACGCAACTGTTCTTCATGCTTGCAAAACAGTTGATAATTTAGTTTCTACAGACAAACAGTTTAAAAAGTTTGTCGAAGACATCAATAAAAAACTAACGCTTTAA
- the dnaJ gene encoding molecular chaperone DnaJ: protein MKKDFYEILGISKNADAAEIKKAYRKSALKYHPDKNPGDKEAEENFKLAAEAYEVLSDPQKKAKYDQYGHQAFDGSGGFGGHGGMNMDDIFSQFGDIFGGGFGGFGGGGGGPRRAKGSNLRIKVKLTLEEIANGVEKKVKVKRKVQAKGVTYKTCTTCNGQGQVMRVTNTILGRMQSASTCPTCGGSGQILDKKPSEADAQGMVQEDETVSIKIPAGVVDGMQLKVANKGNDAPGNSIPGDLIVAIEEVEHEFLKREGENVHFDLYISFPEAVLGASKDIEAINGKVRIKLEEGIQSGKILRLKGKGIPSLNGYGSGDLLVHVNVWTPKTLNKEQKQFFENALNNEHFTPSPEKSEKSFFEKVKDMFS from the coding sequence ATGAAAAAAGATTTTTACGAAATACTAGGCATTTCAAAAAATGCTGATGCTGCTGAAATTAAAAAAGCTTACAGAAAAAGTGCGCTTAAATACCACCCTGATAAAAACCCAGGCGACAAAGAGGCAGAAGAGAACTTCAAATTAGCGGCAGAAGCTTATGAAGTTTTAAGTGATCCGCAGAAAAAAGCGAAATACGATCAATACGGTCATCAAGCATTTGATGGTTCTGGCGGATTTGGCGGTCACGGAGGTATGAACATGGATGACATTTTCAGCCAATTTGGTGATATTTTTGGTGGCGGATTTGGAGGTTTCGGAGGCGGAGGCGGAGGTCCTCGCCGTGCGAAAGGAAGCAATCTTCGAATTAAAGTTAAACTGACTTTAGAAGAAATTGCAAATGGAGTTGAGAAAAAAGTAAAAGTAAAACGTAAAGTTCAGGCAAAAGGCGTTACTTATAAAACTTGCACCACTTGTAACGGGCAAGGTCAGGTAATGCGAGTAACCAATACCATTTTAGGAAGAATGCAATCTGCATCTACTTGTCCTACTTGTGGAGGTTCTGGCCAGATTTTAGATAAAAAACCTTCTGAGGCAGATGCTCAAGGAATGGTTCAGGAAGACGAAACAGTATCAATCAAAATTCCTGCTGGAGTTGTTGACGGTATGCAGTTAAAAGTTGCTAACAAAGGTAACGATGCGCCAGGAAACAGTATTCCGGGAGATTTAATTGTTGCGATTGAAGAAGTTGAGCACGAATTTTTGAAGCGTGAAGGAGAGAATGTTCACTTCGATTTATATATCAGTTTCCCTGAAGCAGTTTTAGGAGCTTCTAAAGATATCGAAGCAATCAACGGAAAAGTTCGCATTAAACTGGAAGAAGGAATCCAATCTGGAAAAATCTTAAGATTAAAAGGAAAAGGTATTCCAAGTTTAAATGGTTACGGAAGCGGAGATTTATTGGTTCACGTAAATGTTTGGACTCCAAAAACATTAAACAAAGAACAAAAACAATTCTTTGAAAATGCTTTAAATAACGAGCATTTTACTCCAAGTCCAGAAAAGTCTGAAAAATCATTTTTTGAAAAAGTAAAAGACATGTTCTCTTAA
- a CDS encoding acyl-CoA thioesterase, translating into MKNHQTQVRVRYSETDQMGVVYHGNYVPYFEIGRVEWLRNKGVSYKIMEESGIGLPIVNMNINYKKSARYDELLTIHTTFKSHSSVKIEFDCAIYNEANELLTTATFILVFVALKTGRPTAPPEYILEIFKSLE; encoded by the coding sequence ATGAAAAATCATCAGACTCAAGTACGAGTTCGTTACTCAGAAACTGACCAAATGGGAGTTGTTTATCACGGAAATTATGTGCCTTATTTTGAGATTGGACGCGTGGAATGGCTTAGAAATAAAGGAGTTTCGTATAAAATCATGGAAGAAAGCGGAATTGGCCTTCCAATTGTCAACATGAATATCAATTACAAAAAATCGGCGAGATACGACGAACTTTTGACAATTCACACGACTTTTAAAAGTCACTCTTCTGTAAAGATCGAATTTGACTGCGCAATCTACAATGAGGCAAATGAGTTATTAACAACAGCGACGTTTATTTTAGTATTTGTTGCGTTAAAAACGGGTCGTCCGACAGCTCCTCCAGAGTACATTTTAGAAATATTTAAATCACTTGAATAA
- the ribD gene encoding bifunctional diaminohydroxyphosphoribosylaminopyrimidine deaminase/5-amino-6-(5-phosphoribosylamino)uracil reductase RibD: MNIHEKYIKRCIELAQNGLGSTYPNPMVGSVIVYENKIIGEGWHKKAGEPHAEVNAVRSVKDKSLLKKATIYVSLEPCSHFGKTPPCCDLIIANQIPNVVVGTVDPNEKVAGKGILKLIEAGANVTVGVLEDECNELNKRFFTFHQKKRPYIILKWAESQDGFLTPEKVSNQDRKPIWITNQYSRQLVHKWRTEEQAILVGTQTVVDDNPKLNARDWAGNNPVRVVIDQNNRIDENSFIFDDSVKTFIFSKESKPSKENTQFEVIDFSKNIISQLLDVLYQNQIQSIIIEGGRQTLQAFIDENLWDEARIFVGKTNFLNGTKAPIITRKNTTKTNILSDELIQIRNYD, from the coding sequence GTGAATATACATGAAAAATATATAAAACGCTGTATTGAACTGGCACAAAATGGGCTTGGATCAACTTATCCGAATCCAATGGTCGGAAGCGTAATCGTTTACGAAAACAAAATTATCGGTGAAGGCTGGCATAAAAAGGCCGGAGAGCCACATGCAGAGGTAAATGCAGTGCGATCTGTAAAAGATAAATCGCTGCTGAAAAAAGCTACAATTTATGTAAGCTTGGAGCCTTGCAGTCATTTTGGAAAAACACCTCCATGTTGTGATTTGATTATCGCAAATCAAATTCCGAATGTGGTTGTCGGCACAGTTGATCCAAATGAAAAAGTGGCGGGAAAAGGTATTTTGAAATTAATTGAAGCCGGAGCCAATGTTACTGTTGGAGTTTTAGAAGATGAATGTAACGAACTGAACAAACGCTTTTTTACTTTTCATCAAAAAAAGAGGCCTTACATTATTCTAAAATGGGCAGAAAGTCAAGATGGATTTCTGACTCCTGAAAAAGTCAGCAACCAGGATCGAAAACCTATCTGGATTACCAATCAATATTCTAGACAATTAGTGCACAAATGGCGAACAGAAGAACAAGCTATTTTAGTTGGAACACAAACCGTTGTTGATGACAATCCAAAATTAAATGCTAGAGATTGGGCTGGAAACAATCCAGTTCGAGTAGTTATAGATCAAAACAATAGAATTGATGAAAACAGTTTTATTTTTGATGATTCTGTGAAAACTTTTATTTTTTCTAAAGAATCAAAACCATCAAAAGAAAACACTCAATTTGAAGTAATTGATTTTAGCAAAAATATCATTTCTCAGCTATTGGATGTTTTATATCAAAATCAAATTCAATCTATAATAATTGAAGGCGGAAGACAAACCCTCCAAGCTTTTATTGATGAAAACCTTTGGGATGAAGCTAGAATTTTTGTTGGGAAAACGAATTTTCTAAATGGAACAAAAGCGCCAATTATTACAAGAAAAAATACCACAAAGACCAACATATTAAGCGACGAACTAATACAAATTAGAAATTATGATTGA
- a CDS encoding HAD family hydrolase: protein MIDAIIFDFGDIFINLDKPATISGLQKLGMKEWNNELDQLNLSFETGSISPEDFIGGFQKQLPNASKEEILKAWNAVLADFPFYRLEFLQELSKKYRLFLLSNTDSIHINTFEEKSGVSFYQDFYNCFEKVYFSFDIGMRKPDPKIYQFVLEQNNLIAENTLFVDDKTENTDSAATLGIKVWNLQVGKEDVVDLFTKGLL from the coding sequence ATGATTGATGCGATAATTTTTGACTTTGGAGACATTTTTATCAATTTAGATAAACCTGCCACAATTTCTGGTTTACAAAAATTAGGAATGAAGGAATGGAACAACGAACTGGATCAATTAAATCTCTCTTTTGAAACAGGATCTATTTCGCCAGAAGATTTTATTGGTGGCTTTCAAAAACAATTACCCAATGCTTCAAAAGAAGAAATCTTAAAAGCATGGAATGCTGTTTTGGCAGATTTTCCTTTTTATCGTTTGGAATTTCTTCAGGAGTTATCAAAAAAATATCGCTTGTTTTTGTTAAGTAATACCGATTCTATACATATTAACACATTTGAAGAAAAGAGCGGTGTTTCTTTCTACCAAGATTTTTACAATTGTTTTGAAAAAGTTTACTTTTCTTTTGATATCGGAATGAGAAAACCAGATCCGAAAATTTATCAGTTTGTCCTTGAACAAAATAATCTCATTGCAGAAAATACTTTGTTTGTAGACGATAAAACAGAAAATACCGACAGCGCTGCAACTTTAGGAATCAAAGTATGGAATCTTCAAGTTGGCAAAGAAGATGTTGTTGACCTATTTACCAAAGGATTATTGTAA
- a CDS encoding IMPACT family protein: MEINDTYQTIATASEEILFKEKGSKFFGYAFPIDHEDEVKPIIEDLKKQHPHAVHYCYAYQLGVGNKISYRANDDGEPSNTAGAPIYGQIQSFGVTNVLVVVVRIFGGVKLGVGGLIAAYRTTAQQTLEVCEIVEKTIDVEFLISFDYKNMNKVMRVIKEKKLEIVSQEMEMDEISGLPIGKIVTKTRKKNAETVFSIFDLMFEINIKLV; this comes from the coding sequence TTGGAAATTAACGATACTTATCAAACTATTGCAACTGCATCTGAAGAAATACTGTTTAAAGAAAAAGGCAGCAAGTTCTTTGGTTATGCTTTTCCAATAGATCACGAAGACGAAGTAAAACCCATAATAGAAGACCTTAAAAAACAACATCCGCATGCGGTGCATTATTGCTATGCCTACCAATTGGGCGTTGGAAATAAAATTTCGTATCGCGCTAATGATGATGGCGAGCCTAGCAATACTGCGGGAGCACCAATTTATGGCCAGATACAATCTTTTGGAGTTACGAACGTTCTTGTTGTTGTGGTTCGAATTTTTGGAGGAGTAAAATTAGGCGTTGGCGGCTTAATTGCTGCATATCGAACAACGGCACAACAGACTTTGGAAGTTTGCGAAATTGTGGAAAAGACAATCGATGTCGAATTTTTAATTTCTTTTGATTATAAAAACATGAATAAAGTGATGCGTGTTATCAAAGAAAAGAAATTAGAAATTGTATCTCAAGAAATGGAAATGGATGAAATTTCGGGACTGCCAATTGGCAAAATTGTGACAAAAACTCGAAAAAAAAATGCCGAAACAGTGTTCAGCATTTTTGATTTAATGTTCGAAATCAATATTAAATTAGTATAA
- the hisS gene encoding histidine--tRNA ligase, with translation MASKPSIPKGTRDFSPAEVSKRQYIIQTIKANFEKFGFQPIETPSFENSDTLMGKYGEEGDRLIFKILNSGNFFYNKSKIELPESIEELQLNSAEKITLEQRIELNKFTGKISEKALRYDLTVPFARYVVQHQSEIEFPFKRYQIQPVWRADNPQKGRFREFFQCDADVVGSKSLWQEVELVQLYDTVFTSLGLEGVTIKINNRKILSGIAEVIGASDKLIDFTVALDKLDKIGEDGVKKEMIEKGISEEALVKVQPLFSFSGTFADKIAQLSDLLSSSEEGMKGVEELKFICDNVADLGLSTATLDLDVTLARGLNYYTGAIFEVAAPKTVAMGSIGGGGRYDDLTGIFGLKNMSGVGISFGLDRIYLVLEELQLFPETVAATSKAIFLNFGDKEALYASKAIQKLRKENIKVELYPDNVKVGKQFQYADKRLIPFAVLVGDQEINSNSYTLKNLVTGEQVSVDFEGLKKALQA, from the coding sequence ATGGCTTCAAAACCAAGTATACCAAAAGGAACAAGAGATTTTTCACCAGCTGAGGTGTCAAAACGTCAATATATTATTCAGACTATAAAAGCAAATTTCGAAAAATTTGGTTTTCAGCCAATCGAAACACCTTCGTTTGAAAATTCAGATACCTTAATGGGGAAATATGGAGAAGAAGGAGATCGTCTGATTTTTAAAATTTTAAATTCAGGTAATTTTTTCTACAATAAAAGTAAAATTGAGTTGCCAGAATCAATCGAAGAATTACAGCTGAATTCTGCTGAAAAAATAACTTTAGAGCAAAGAATTGAGTTAAATAAATTCACAGGAAAAATTTCTGAGAAAGCGTTGCGTTACGATTTGACCGTTCCGTTTGCAAGATATGTTGTGCAGCACCAAAGTGAAATTGAGTTTCCTTTTAAGAGATACCAAATTCAGCCAGTTTGGAGAGCTGATAATCCGCAAAAAGGACGTTTTAGAGAATTCTTTCAATGTGACGCCGATGTTGTTGGTTCAAAATCGCTGTGGCAGGAAGTTGAATTGGTTCAATTATATGATACTGTTTTTACTTCTTTGGGTTTAGAAGGGGTTACAATTAAAATCAATAACAGGAAAATCTTATCTGGAATTGCTGAGGTAATTGGTGCTTCAGATAAATTAATTGATTTTACAGTTGCTCTTGACAAATTAGACAAAATCGGAGAAGACGGCGTTAAAAAAGAAATGATCGAAAAAGGAATTTCTGAAGAAGCTTTGGTAAAAGTACAGCCACTTTTCAGTTTTTCAGGAACTTTTGCAGACAAAATTGCGCAGCTTTCGGACTTATTGTCTTCTTCTGAAGAAGGAATGAAAGGAGTTGAAGAATTAAAATTTATTTGCGACAATGTGGCTGATTTAGGTTTGTCAACCGCAACCTTAGATTTAGACGTGACATTAGCTCGTGGTTTAAATTATTATACTGGAGCTATTTTTGAAGTTGCAGCACCAAAAACGGTAGCTATGGGTTCTATCGGCGGTGGCGGAAGATACGACGATTTGACGGGTATTTTCGGTTTAAAAAATATGAGTGGTGTTGGAATCTCTTTTGGATTGGATAGAATTTATCTAGTTCTTGAAGAATTACAATTATTCCCAGAAACTGTTGCGGCGACTTCGAAAGCAATATTCTTGAATTTTGGAGACAAAGAAGCTTTGTATGCTTCAAAAGCAATTCAGAAATTAAGAAAAGAAAACATAAAAGTAGAGCTGTATCCAGATAATGTAAAAGTTGGAAAACAATTTCAATATGCAGATAAACGTTTAATTCCTTTTGCAGTATTGGTTGGAGATCAGGAAATTAATTCGAATTCATATACGCTTAAAAATTTAGTGACAGGAGAACAGGTTTCTGTAGACTTCGAAGGATTGAAAAAAGCTTTGCAGGCTTAA
- a CDS encoding GNAT family N-acetyltransferase — MVNWLIRAIEKEDNQSVASLIRSVFDEMEIPKVGTAYEDPYLDLMFEEYSKVKSMYFVVESEGEVVGCAGIAPLENGDPRICELQKMYFLPKTRGLGIGAKLMEKCLEQAKAFGFEKCYIETMPFMHAAQKLYRKSGFEYLEEPLGCTGHNSCPVWMLKVL; from the coding sequence ATGGTAAATTGGCTTATACGAGCAATTGAAAAAGAAGACAATCAGTCAGTTGCAAGTTTAATTAGATCAGTTTTCGACGAAATGGAAATACCAAAAGTCGGAACGGCTTACGAAGATCCATATTTGGATTTAATGTTTGAAGAGTATAGCAAAGTAAAATCAATGTATTTTGTGGTGGAAAGTGAGGGTGAAGTTGTAGGATGTGCAGGAATCGCGCCTTTAGAAAATGGAGATCCGAGAATCTGTGAATTGCAGAAAATGTATTTTTTGCCAAAAACTCGCGGTTTAGGAATTGGAGCCAAATTGATGGAAAAATGCTTAGAGCAAGCAAAAGCTTTTGGTTTTGAAAAATGTTACATCGAAACAATGCCATTTATGCATGCCGCACAAAAGCTGTACAGAAAGTCTGGTTTTGAATATTTAGAGGAACCATTAGGTTGTACTGGACACAATTCTTGTCCGGTTTGGATGCTGAAAGTATTGTAA
- a CDS encoding low molecular weight protein-tyrosine-phosphatase codes for MPVKILMVCLGNICRSPLAEGILASKLPQDKFLVDSAGTGSWHVGHCPDKRSIEVAKKNGINISAQKGRQIQVSDFDKFDYIYVMDNANFRDVIHLAKTPEHKNKVRLILNDLFPDENVDVPDPYYGSANGFDNVYQMLDEVTDLIADQLLKKHS; via the coding sequence ATGCCTGTAAAAATCTTAATGGTTTGTTTAGGAAACATCTGTAGATCTCCTTTAGCAGAAGGAATTTTAGCTTCTAAATTACCTCAAGATAAATTCTTAGTTGATTCTGCAGGAACAGGTTCTTGGCATGTTGGACACTGTCCTGACAAACGTTCTATAGAAGTAGCTAAAAAAAACGGAATCAACATTAGCGCGCAAAAAGGAAGACAAATTCAAGTTTCTGATTTTGATAAATTTGATTATATCTATGTAATGGATAATGCAAATTTTCGTGATGTCATTCATTTAGCTAAAACTCCTGAGCATAAAAATAAAGTTCGTTTAATTTTAAACGATTTATTCCCAGACGAAAACGTCGATGTACCAGATCCATATTACGGCTCCGCAAACGGTTTTGACAACGTTTACCAAATGCTGGACGAAGTAACTGATTTAATTGCAGATCAGCTTCTTAAAAAACACTCCTAA
- a CDS encoding ABC transporter permease, protein MMLKLFKENIRIAFGSIKTQILRTILTVLIIAIGITALVGILTVVSALENTISTNFASMGANTFNINQYENKVRNRGGNEREVINPIISYPEAVAFKNKYKYPFTETSLSFTATSKAEVKYLDTKTDPEITVVGVDEHFINNSGLETTLGRSFNQFDIDNNTYSCVVGSDFEKGLLKDVNPIDKIISIRGARFKVIGVLKEKGSTFGNSQDLRVLIPIQVARSLFSAPDINYTISVMVSKKELLDEAVDNATSTMRRVRKLSPVRDNNFGIGRSDDLINRILGITKYLGWAAWIISVITILGSSIALMNIMIVSVTERTREIGVRKALGAKRSTVAFQFFIETLLIGQIGGLVGIVLGILLGFAIATAMSFVFVIPWMAIFAAFATSFCVALVSGLYPAIKASKLDPIEALRYE, encoded by the coding sequence ATGATGCTAAAATTATTTAAAGAAAATATCCGAATTGCTTTTGGTTCTATCAAAACACAAATTCTGCGTACTATTCTTACCGTTTTAATTATCGCTATTGGTATTACCGCTTTGGTTGGCATCTTGACCGTAGTTTCTGCTTTAGAAAACACAATTTCGACCAATTTTGCTTCGATGGGAGCTAATACTTTCAACATTAATCAATATGAAAATAAGGTTCGAAATCGTGGCGGAAATGAGCGCGAAGTAATCAATCCAATTATTTCATACCCTGAAGCTGTTGCTTTTAAAAACAAATACAAATATCCTTTTACGGAAACATCACTTTCTTTTACCGCAACCTCAAAAGCTGAAGTAAAATATTTAGACACTAAAACAGATCCAGAAATTACAGTTGTTGGCGTTGACGAACATTTCATCAACAATTCTGGCTTAGAAACCACTTTGGGCCGTTCTTTTAACCAGTTTGACATTGACAACAACACATATTCGTGCGTTGTCGGTTCAGATTTTGAAAAAGGGCTTTTAAAAGATGTAAATCCGATAGATAAAATCATTTCGATTCGCGGAGCAAGATTTAAGGTCATTGGTGTTCTAAAAGAAAAAGGCTCTACTTTTGGAAATAGTCAAGACTTACGTGTTTTGATTCCGATTCAGGTTGCAAGATCTTTGTTTTCTGCACCAGATATCAACTATACGATCAGTGTGATGGTTTCTAAAAAAGAACTTTTAGACGAAGCTGTCGACAATGCCACAAGCACCATGAGAAGAGTTCGCAAACTGAGTCCTGTTCGTGACAATAATTTCGGAATTGGACGCAGTGACGATTTAATAAACCGAATTTTAGGCATTACAAAATATTTAGGCTGGGCTGCTTGGATTATATCTGTTATTACCATTTTAGGATCGTCTATTGCCCTAATGAATATTATGATTGTTTCGGTTACAGAACGCACCCGCGAAATTGGTGTCCGTAAAGCTTTAGGAGCAAAAAGATCAACTGTTGCTTTTCAGTTTTTTATCGAAACTTTATTAATCGGACAAATTGGAGGTTTGGTTGGAATCGTTTTAGGAATCTTACTTGGTTTTGCTATTGCAACAGCCATGAGTTTTGTGTTTGTGATTCCGTGGATGGCGATTTTTGCCGCTTTTGCAACTAGTTTCTGCGTAGCATTGGTTTCTGGACTATACCCTGCCATTAAAGCATCAAAACTAGATCCTATTGAGGCTTTGCGATATGAATAA